The following proteins come from a genomic window of Longimicrobium sp.:
- a CDS encoding methyltransferase domain-containing protein, with amino-acid sequence MSTSVAQAEALHTTTGDFPLHEYRLELGGREWSVLHTGAVLTHVDEWNFFRELKDRLPYGVALWPAAIALAHEVASRADGFRGARVLELGAGTGLPGIVAASLGGRVVQTDRHELAMSVCRRNGERNGAGAIEYRVADWADWDDAGRYEWILGSDVLYAEAGHPHLRRIFESNLAPGGRVLLSDPFRAASFRLLEELEADGWRITLAKWSVGEEDDLRAIGLFELEPPRQGGGPPGGDG; translated from the coding sequence ATGAGCACGTCCGTCGCGCAGGCAGAGGCGCTGCACACCACCACGGGGGATTTCCCGCTGCACGAGTACCGCCTCGAGCTGGGTGGGCGGGAGTGGAGCGTGCTGCACACGGGCGCGGTGCTGACCCACGTGGACGAGTGGAACTTCTTCCGCGAGCTGAAGGACCGCCTGCCGTACGGGGTCGCCCTCTGGCCCGCCGCCATCGCCCTGGCCCACGAGGTCGCCTCGCGCGCGGACGGCTTCCGGGGCGCGAGGGTCCTGGAGCTGGGCGCCGGGACGGGGCTGCCGGGGATCGTCGCCGCGTCGCTCGGCGGGCGGGTGGTGCAGACCGACCGGCACGAGCTGGCGATGTCGGTCTGCCGGCGCAACGGCGAGCGCAACGGCGCCGGGGCGATCGAATACCGCGTGGCGGACTGGGCCGACTGGGACGACGCCGGGCGCTACGAGTGGATCCTGGGCTCGGACGTCCTCTACGCCGAGGCGGGGCATCCGCACCTGCGCCGGATCTTCGAGTCCAACCTGGCGCCGGGGGGGCGGGTCCTGCTCTCCGACCCGTTCAGGGCCGCGAGCTTCCGCCTGCTGGAGGAGCTGGAGGCGGACGGCTGGAGGATCACGCTGGCCAAGTGGAGCGTGGGCGAAGAGGACGATCTGCGTGCCATCGGGCTCTTCGAGCTGGAGCCGCCGCGGCAGGGCGGAGGCCCGCCGGGCGGCGACGGTTGA
- a CDS encoding helix-turn-helix transcriptional regulator, producing MTDPRDPRELVPLTPAVFHIMLVLADGEAHGYGIMLEVEELTAGQVRLGPGTLYRSIQRMLVDGLIEEAGDRAGPEDDERRRYYRLTGFGRRVAEAEAQRLATLVDASAARGLLPGRSGPGPEGGSADQG from the coding sequence GTGACCGACCCGCGCGACCCGCGAGAGCTGGTGCCGCTCACGCCGGCCGTCTTCCACATCATGCTGGTGCTGGCGGACGGAGAGGCGCACGGCTACGGCATCATGCTGGAGGTGGAGGAGCTGACCGCGGGCCAGGTGCGCCTGGGCCCCGGCACGCTCTACCGCTCCATCCAGCGCATGCTGGTGGACGGGCTGATCGAGGAGGCCGGCGACCGCGCCGGCCCCGAAGACGACGAGCGCCGCCGCTACTACCGGCTGACCGGCTTCGGCCGCCGCGTCGCCGAGGCCGAGGCGCAGAGGCTGGCGACGCTGGTGGACGCGTCGGCCGCGCGCGGGCTGCTGCCGGGGCGCTCCGGACCCGGGCCGGAGGGCGGATCCGCGGACCAGGGATGA
- a CDS encoding VOC family protein, with amino-acid sequence MAQPVSRVPEDFHTLTPHLVVRGVERAVAFYHAAFGAHELLRNLAPDGKTVMHSELLLGDSRFLINDEFPDWGVVSPETLGGTPVTLHLYVDDVDAVFQRALDAGAEVLMPVQDAFWGDRYGIVRDPFGHRWSVGSRIEDLSPQELQRRAADWSAGERDPDSGSPAES; translated from the coding sequence ATGGCGCAGCCGGTGAGCCGGGTCCCCGAGGACTTCCACACCCTCACGCCGCACCTGGTGGTGCGCGGGGTGGAGCGGGCGGTGGCGTTCTACCACGCGGCGTTCGGCGCGCACGAGCTGCTGCGCAACCTGGCGCCCGACGGGAAGACGGTGATGCACTCGGAGCTGCTGCTGGGCGACTCGCGCTTCCTGATCAACGACGAGTTCCCGGACTGGGGCGTCGTCTCCCCCGAGACGCTGGGCGGCACGCCGGTGACGCTGCACCTGTACGTGGACGACGTCGACGCCGTCTTCCAGCGGGCCCTGGACGCGGGCGCCGAGGTGCTGATGCCGGTGCAGGACGCCTTCTGGGGCGACCGCTACGGCATCGTGCGCGACCCGTTCGGCCACCGCTGGAGCGTGGGCAGCCGCATCGAAGACCTCTCGCCCCAGGAGCTGCAGCGCCGCGCCGCCGACTGGAGCGCCGGAGAGCGCGACCCGGATTCCGGATCGCCCGCTGAGAGTTGA
- a CDS encoding VOC family protein — protein sequence MISRVKFVSIPTADQDRALEFWTRKVGFKLVQDVPMGPGQRWIELEVPGAETHVVLFTPTGQEDRVGSFVPMAWATQDVEKTYEELRGRGVEFQQPPKKESWGTSAVFKDADGNQFVLSSES from the coding sequence ATGATCAGCAGAGTGAAATTCGTCAGCATCCCCACGGCCGACCAGGACCGCGCCCTCGAGTTCTGGACGCGGAAGGTGGGGTTCAAGCTTGTGCAGGACGTGCCGATGGGTCCCGGTCAGCGCTGGATCGAGCTGGAGGTGCCCGGAGCGGAGACGCACGTGGTGCTCTTCACCCCCACGGGGCAGGAGGACCGCGTCGGGAGCTTCGTGCCCATGGCGTGGGCGACGCAGGACGTGGAGAAGACGTACGAGGAGCTGCGCGGCCGCGGCGTGGAGTTCCAGCAGCCGCCGAAGAAGGAGAGCTGGGGCACCTCCGCCGTCTTCAAGGACGCGGACGGCAACCAGTTCGTGCTGAGCTCGGAGAGCTAG
- a CDS encoding PHP domain-containing protein, with the protein MKRVDLHIHSHASDGQLPPAGVVRAALAGRLDVIALTDHDTVAGVREALEAARGQPLTVIPGVELSTEHGLHEIHVLGYFVDPDSEALQAHHARASDRRAGRMREMVRKLQEQGVGVELEQVLKIAGPEAASLGRPHLARALQAGGHTRSVSEAFELYLKDGGSAFVATEFPSVREAIDTIHAAGGLAVWAHPELEVFEREVRTFAGWGMNGIECFRPNTPPVEAMLFDRVARDMGLFRTGGSDWHGPHRGRLGDWAIRWDEVREMLESRGIAA; encoded by the coding sequence ATGAAGCGCGTAGACCTGCACATCCACTCCCACGCCTCCGACGGGCAGCTCCCGCCCGCCGGGGTGGTGCGCGCGGCCTTGGCCGGGCGCCTGGACGTGATCGCGCTCACCGACCACGACACGGTGGCGGGGGTGCGCGAGGCGCTGGAGGCGGCGCGCGGCCAGCCGCTGACCGTGATCCCCGGGGTGGAGCTCAGCACAGAGCACGGACTGCACGAGATCCACGTGCTGGGCTACTTCGTGGACCCCGACTCCGAGGCGCTCCAGGCGCACCACGCGCGGGCCAGCGACCGCCGAGCCGGGCGGATGCGCGAGATGGTGCGCAAGCTCCAGGAGCAGGGGGTGGGGGTGGAGCTGGAGCAGGTGCTGAAGATCGCCGGGCCCGAGGCGGCCTCTCTCGGGCGGCCGCACCTGGCGCGGGCGCTGCAGGCGGGCGGCCACACCCGGAGCGTGTCCGAGGCGTTCGAGCTGTACCTCAAGGACGGGGGGAGCGCCTTCGTGGCCACCGAGTTCCCCAGCGTGCGCGAGGCGATCGACACCATCCACGCGGCCGGGGGGCTGGCGGTGTGGGCGCACCCGGAGCTGGAGGTGTTCGAGCGCGAGGTGCGCACCTTCGCGGGGTGGGGAATGAACGGGATCGAGTGCTTCCGCCCCAACACGCCGCCGGTGGAGGCGATGCTCTTCGACCGGGTGGCGCGCGACATGGGTCTCTTCCGCACCGGCGGCTCGGACTGGCACGGCCCCCACCGCGGCCGGCTGGGCGACTGGGCGATCCGCTGGGACGAGGTCCGGGAGATGCTGGAGTCGCGGGGGATCGCGGCGTAG
- a CDS encoding immunoglobulin-like domain-containing protein produces MLVALALAGCGSSTAADQRVAVTTDQREYRTGNLVTVTVTNVSDEPVGYNLCVHRIERRTGDGWRVASAFPPPGSACVDILLTLQPGASTAIQVQLPQDLAAGVYRVRFESPVLATPPFRVEPGFVLF; encoded by the coding sequence ATGCTCGTCGCGCTCGCGCTCGCCGGGTGCGGGTCCTCGACCGCGGCCGACCAGCGCGTGGCCGTCACCACCGACCAGCGCGAGTACCGCACCGGCAACCTCGTCACGGTGACGGTGACCAACGTCTCCGACGAGCCGGTCGGCTACAACCTGTGCGTGCACCGGATCGAGCGGCGCACCGGCGACGGCTGGCGCGTGGCGTCGGCCTTTCCCCCGCCGGGCAGCGCGTGCGTCGACATCCTTCTCACCCTGCAGCCCGGCGCCTCCACGGCCATCCAGGTCCAGCTGCCGCAGGACCTCGCCGCGGGCGTCTACCGCGTGCGCTTCGAGTCGCCGGTCCTGGCGACGCCGCCGTTCCGGGTGGAGCCGGGCTTCGTCCTCTTCTGA
- a CDS encoding TetR/AcrR family transcriptional regulator produces the protein MVYGVDPTPGQQRILAAAERLYKGGGLDALSIRRVAELVGVTPMAIYRHYRDKDALLEALVGLGFERWEKYLARAARRRTPLRRFEAALTQYREFALDEPRLFELMFLIPRPNVPHAPASLRMTSSPAFGVMIASVREAMEAGALRRGDPGETILALWAAAHGLTALHFSGRFGGDDAVFRRVYDRTMKQLLQLFTPEPPK, from the coding sequence ATGGTATACGGTGTAGACCCGACGCCGGGGCAGCAGCGGATCCTCGCCGCGGCCGAGCGCCTCTACAAGGGCGGCGGGCTGGACGCCCTCTCGATCCGGCGGGTGGCGGAGCTGGTGGGGGTGACCCCGATGGCGATCTACCGGCACTACCGGGACAAGGACGCGCTGCTGGAGGCGCTGGTGGGGCTGGGGTTCGAGCGGTGGGAGAAGTACCTCGCCCGCGCGGCCCGGCGGCGCACGCCGCTGCGGCGCTTCGAGGCGGCGCTCACGCAGTACCGGGAGTTCGCGCTCGACGAGCCGCGCCTCTTCGAGCTCATGTTCTTGATCCCGCGCCCGAACGTGCCCCACGCGCCCGCGTCGCTCCGGATGACCTCGTCGCCCGCCTTCGGCGTCATGATCGCGTCGGTCAGGGAGGCCATGGAAGCGGGGGCGCTCCGCCGCGGCGACCCCGGCGAGACGATCCTGGCGCTGTGGGCGGCCGCCCACGGCCTCACCGCGCTGCACTTCAGCGGCCGCTTCGGCGGCGACGACGCCGTCTTCCGCCGGGTCTACGACCGCACCATGAAGCAGCTCCTGCAGCTCTTCACCCCCGAACCCCCGAAGTAG
- a CDS encoding S41 family peptidase — translation MYAAATGRAFPGTRPARAAVALAVLAAACASGGRSGAAAAPGDAGAAASLSGPWLVTLDQGGGNQFAVRMTFEPGAAGRWEAFSRPGAAGELVGGVRGILARLLGKLPPRGALVRIENGTAVGRGDTVVVRGKLASPLLGEHYLAGTVVGGRLRGELRRDTLGAPAGTLEAVPHAGGRPVRDYRALAAGIRRTVEERIFNPALLERPEWRAFFRRLDARLAAAQDDADAVAAFYALKPGVRISHFELFRNPARAALPADSLLLLATAPAEGQVVLSFPAPGVAHLRILRFHQVRAAVERAFARVDSAAPHTLILDVRGNPGGDASAIAAAAHLLRDTTVVGAFLGQKWYRSHQAPPTRAELAALPVISDDRGIGLILAVREHGVAVGVMPPAAPHYGGPVYLLVDRRSGSASEPLAHLLRSTGRATLVGENTAGAMLTGPPFPVGDGWILVVPEADYYAADGTRLEGTGVAPHVAVPSADALGAVGERIRGEHPYAGALLRAAAGVETRRWSEAERWYLEARRLEPDSAAPAHGLGRAYQEQAKWEEAFAVYEGLLARNPGEVGALYQVGRTAALSGRRLERGEQALRAYLQRPHRPGQPSLAGAHWRLGMILERRGERDQARREYETASRLEPQNAEIRASLRALGP, via the coding sequence ATGTACGCTGCCGCGACAGGGAGAGCCTTCCCCGGGACCCGCCCGGCCCGCGCCGCCGTCGCGCTGGCCGTGCTCGCCGCGGCCTGCGCCTCGGGCGGCCGGTCCGGCGCCGCGGCGGCACCCGGAGACGCCGGGGCCGCGGCCTCCCTCTCCGGCCCCTGGCTGGTCACCCTCGACCAGGGCGGCGGGAACCAGTTCGCCGTGCGCATGACCTTCGAGCCGGGGGCCGCGGGCCGGTGGGAGGCCTTCTCGCGCCCCGGGGCCGCGGGCGAGCTGGTGGGCGGGGTCCGCGGCATCCTGGCGCGCCTGCTGGGGAAGCTGCCGCCGCGCGGGGCGCTGGTGCGCATCGAGAACGGCACCGCCGTCGGCCGCGGCGACACCGTGGTGGTCCGGGGGAAGCTCGCCTCGCCCCTGCTGGGGGAGCACTACCTGGCCGGCACCGTCGTCGGGGGGAGGCTGCGCGGCGAGCTGCGGCGCGACACCCTGGGCGCGCCCGCGGGGACGCTGGAAGCCGTTCCCCACGCCGGCGGCCGGCCCGTGCGCGACTACCGCGCCCTCGCCGCCGGCATCCGCCGCACGGTGGAGGAGCGCATCTTCAACCCGGCACTGCTGGAGCGCCCGGAGTGGCGCGCGTTCTTCCGCCGGCTGGACGCGCGGCTCGCCGCGGCGCAGGACGACGCCGACGCGGTTGCCGCGTTCTACGCGCTCAAGCCCGGGGTGCGCATCTCCCACTTCGAGCTCTTCCGCAACCCCGCGCGCGCGGCCCTGCCGGCCGACTCCCTGCTGCTGCTCGCCACGGCGCCGGCGGAGGGGCAGGTCGTGCTGTCGTTCCCGGCGCCGGGGGTGGCCCACCTGCGCATCCTGCGCTTCCACCAGGTGAGGGCCGCCGTCGAGCGCGCCTTCGCCCGCGTCGATTCGGCGGCGCCCCACACGCTGATCCTGGACGTGCGCGGCAACCCGGGCGGCGACGCCTCGGCGATCGCGGCGGCCGCGCACCTGCTGCGCGACACCACGGTGGTGGGGGCGTTCCTGGGGCAGAAGTGGTACCGGAGCCACCAGGCGCCTCCCACCCGGGCGGAGCTCGCCGCGCTCCCGGTGATCTCCGACGACCGGGGGATCGGGCTGATCCTGGCGGTGCGCGAGCACGGGGTGGCGGTGGGCGTGATGCCGCCGGCGGCGCCGCACTACGGCGGCCCCGTCTACCTGCTGGTGGACCGCCGCTCCGGCAGCGCCTCGGAGCCGCTGGCGCACCTGCTGAGGAGCACCGGCCGCGCCACGCTGGTGGGCGAGAACACCGCGGGCGCCATGCTCACCGGGCCGCCCTTCCCCGTGGGCGACGGGTGGATCCTGGTGGTCCCCGAGGCCGACTACTACGCGGCCGACGGCACCCGCCTGGAGGGCACCGGGGTGGCGCCCCACGTCGCCGTCCCCTCCGCGGACGCCCTGGGCGCCGTGGGCGAGCGCATCCGCGGAGAGCATCCCTACGCCGGCGCCCTCCTGCGGGCCGCCGCGGGCGTGGAGACCCGGCGCTGGAGCGAGGCCGAGCGCTGGTATCTCGAAGCACGGCGATTGGAGCCCGACAGCGCGGCGCCGGCGCACGGGCTCGGCCGGGCGTACCAGGAGCAGGCGAAGTGGGAGGAGGCCTTCGCCGTGTACGAGGGGCTCCTCGCCCGGAATCCCGGCGAGGTGGGGGCGCTGTACCAGGTCGGGCGGACGGCGGCGCTCTCGGGCCGGCGGCTCGAGCGCGGCGAGCAGGCGCTGCGCGCGTACCTCCAGCGGCCCCACCGGCCGGGGCAGCCCTCGCTCGCCGGGGCGCACTGGCGCCTGGGGATGATCCTGGAGCGGCGCGGCGAGCGCGACCAGGCCCGACGCGAGTACGAGACCGCCAGCCGCCTGGAGCCCCAGAACGCGGAGATCCGCGCCTCCCTGCGCGCCCTCGGCCCCTGA
- a CDS encoding DUF4377 domain-containing protein, whose translation MLRCRHLVIALSLVAAVPVAGCENHPFIAEERVTFFIAPQQVDCVGAFPQKCLLVKHRAEEEWTYFYDPIAGFAYEPGFNYEVIVGIRRAPEPIPADAPAYQYRLIHLVAKTPAG comes from the coding sequence ATGCTCCGCTGCCGTCACCTCGTCATTGCCCTGTCACTCGTCGCCGCAGTGCCGGTGGCGGGCTGCGAGAACCATCCGTTCATAGCCGAAGAGCGCGTGACGTTCTTCATCGCTCCGCAGCAGGTGGACTGCGTCGGAGCGTTCCCGCAGAAGTGCCTGCTGGTGAAGCACCGGGCGGAGGAGGAATGGACGTACTTCTACGATCCCATCGCGGGGTTCGCGTACGAGCCGGGCTTCAACTACGAAGTGATCGTGGGCATTCGCCGCGCCCCCGAGCCGATTCCCGCCGATGCGCCGGCGTACCAGTACCGGCTGATCCATCTGGTCGCGAAGACGCCGGCCGGCTGA
- the ligD gene encoding DNA ligase D — MGLAEYNRKRDFGRTAEPRGAEHRSGDVLAFVIQKHAASHLHYDFRLELDGVLLSWAVPKGPSLDPSVRRLAVHVEDHPVEYGDFEGVIPRGEYGGGTVMLWDRGAWEPRGIDPRAGYRKGDLKFYLHGEKLRGAWHLVRSRRAGDDGGKEQWLLFKDKDEEARPESEGVITEEEPLSVKTGRSMEEIAADRDATWHSNRPPQDAKTMKAQLAAVARAAREKAAESRSAPKRAAKTVASTAGADAGDPASIPGARKAKMPAELLPELATLVDDVPAGDGWLHEIKYDGYRLVVRIDRGEVRILTRKANDWTGLFPGLVPAFAALPAKQAILDGELVVLAPNGTTSFQLLQNAIHAEDQDDLVFYCFDLLYLDGYDLRGAQLLDRKEALRALLAGTDAGGQVRFSDHVLGHGATFHDQACRMGLEGIIAKRADSRYVSKRTKDWLKIKCMRRQEFVIGGYTDPKGSRSGFGALLLGVYEGNRLMHVGKVGTGFDDTLLRTLHRRLAKLETEESPFANLKRRPRDVHWVRPELVGEVAFTEWTGEGILRHPAFQGLREDKSAREVVREEPIAPPPSPAPEETDDSPRAASKAKSAGGARKASVSPPPSTRSHRGRKGEAVAEVAGVRLSSPDKPLFREKGITKLDLARYYEEIADWMLPHVASRPLTLVRCPEGVPGECFYQKHGDQHFIPEIGRVQITENDGDVKTYTYVDSAQGLVGMVQMGVLELHTSNAKIDDFEKPDRFIMDLDPAPDVPWARVVESAFEVRDRLAELGLQSWVKTTGGKGLHVAVPLARRHTWDEVKDFSRALAVDLSARHYGKYITKATIAKRKGKIFLDYLRNGRGATAISAFCIRARPSAAISVPLGWDELTPKLRSDDFTPDAVIRRLGKLRKDPWADFFKSRQSITKKMREALGMKG; from the coding sequence ATGGGGCTGGCCGAATACAACCGCAAGCGTGACTTCGGCAGGACGGCCGAGCCGCGCGGCGCCGAGCACCGGTCCGGCGACGTGCTGGCCTTCGTGATCCAGAAGCACGCGGCCAGCCATCTCCACTACGACTTCCGCCTGGAGCTGGACGGCGTCCTGCTGAGCTGGGCGGTGCCCAAGGGCCCTTCCCTGGACCCCTCGGTGCGCCGCCTGGCCGTCCACGTCGAGGACCACCCGGTCGAGTACGGCGACTTCGAGGGGGTGATCCCCCGGGGCGAGTACGGCGGCGGCACCGTGATGCTCTGGGACCGCGGCGCCTGGGAGCCGCGCGGCATCGATCCGCGCGCGGGCTACCGCAAGGGCGACCTCAAGTTCTACCTGCACGGCGAGAAGCTGCGCGGCGCCTGGCACCTGGTGCGCTCGCGCCGGGCCGGCGACGACGGCGGCAAGGAGCAGTGGCTCCTCTTCAAGGACAAGGACGAGGAGGCCCGCCCCGAGTCGGAGGGCGTCATCACCGAGGAGGAGCCGCTCAGCGTCAAGACCGGCCGCTCCATGGAGGAGATCGCCGCCGACCGCGACGCCACCTGGCATTCCAACCGCCCCCCGCAGGACGCGAAGACCATGAAGGCGCAACTCGCCGCCGTGGCCCGCGCCGCCCGCGAGAAGGCCGCCGAGTCGAGGTCCGCCCCGAAGCGCGCCGCGAAGACCGTCGCCTCGACGGCGGGCGCCGACGCGGGCGACCCGGCTTCGATCCCCGGCGCGCGCAAGGCGAAGATGCCCGCCGAGCTGCTCCCCGAGCTCGCCACCCTGGTGGACGACGTCCCCGCGGGCGACGGCTGGCTGCACGAGATCAAGTACGACGGCTACCGCCTGGTGGTGCGCATCGACCGCGGCGAGGTGCGCATCCTCACCCGCAAGGCGAACGACTGGACGGGGCTCTTCCCCGGCCTGGTCCCCGCCTTCGCCGCGCTCCCGGCGAAGCAGGCGATCCTGGACGGCGAGCTGGTGGTGCTGGCGCCCAACGGCACCACCAGCTTCCAGCTCCTGCAGAACGCCATCCACGCCGAGGACCAGGACGACCTGGTCTTCTACTGCTTCGACCTCCTCTACCTGGACGGCTACGACCTGCGCGGCGCCCAGCTCCTCGACCGCAAGGAGGCGCTCCGGGCGCTGCTGGCGGGGACCGACGCCGGCGGGCAGGTGCGCTTCAGCGACCACGTGCTGGGCCACGGGGCCACCTTCCACGACCAGGCGTGCCGGATGGGGCTGGAGGGGATCATCGCCAAGCGCGCCGACAGCCGCTACGTCTCCAAGCGCACCAAGGACTGGCTCAAGATCAAGTGCATGCGCCGCCAGGAGTTCGTCATCGGCGGCTACACCGACCCCAAGGGCTCGCGCTCGGGCTTCGGCGCCCTGCTGCTGGGCGTCTACGAGGGGAACCGGCTGATGCACGTGGGCAAGGTGGGCACGGGGTTCGACGACACCCTGCTGCGCACCCTGCACCGCCGGCTGGCGAAGCTGGAGACGGAGGAGTCCCCCTTCGCCAACCTCAAGCGGCGCCCGCGCGACGTGCACTGGGTGCGCCCCGAGCTGGTGGGCGAGGTGGCGTTCACCGAGTGGACCGGGGAGGGGATCCTGCGCCACCCCGCCTTCCAGGGCCTGCGCGAGGACAAGTCGGCGCGCGAGGTGGTGCGCGAGGAGCCGATCGCTCCCCCGCCCTCCCCCGCCCCGGAGGAAACGGACGATTCCCCCCGCGCCGCGTCGAAGGCGAAGAGCGCGGGCGGCGCGCGGAAGGCGAGCGTCTCCCCTCCCCCGTCCACGCGCAGCCACCGGGGCCGCAAGGGCGAGGCGGTGGCCGAGGTGGCGGGGGTGCGGCTGTCCAGCCCCGACAAGCCGCTCTTCCGGGAGAAGGGGATCACCAAGCTGGACCTGGCGCGCTACTACGAGGAGATCGCCGACTGGATGCTGCCGCACGTGGCCAGCCGCCCGCTGACGCTGGTGCGCTGCCCCGAGGGTGTCCCCGGCGAGTGCTTCTACCAGAAGCACGGCGACCAGCACTTCATCCCCGAGATCGGGCGGGTCCAGATCACGGAGAACGACGGCGACGTGAAGACCTACACCTACGTCGACTCCGCGCAGGGGCTGGTGGGGATGGTGCAGATGGGCGTGCTGGAGCTGCACACCTCGAACGCGAAGATCGACGACTTCGAGAAGCCGGACCGCTTCATCATGGACCTGGACCCGGCGCCCGACGTGCCGTGGGCGCGCGTGGTCGAGTCGGCGTTCGAGGTGCGCGACCGCCTGGCCGAGCTGGGGCTGCAGAGCTGGGTGAAGACCACGGGGGGCAAGGGGCTGCACGTGGCCGTCCCCCTGGCGCGCCGGCACACGTGGGACGAGGTGAAGGACTTCTCGCGGGCGCTGGCGGTGGACCTGTCGGCCCGCCACTACGGGAAGTACATCACCAAGGCGACGATCGCCAAGCGCAAGGGGAAGATCTTCCTGGACTACCTGCGCAACGGCCGCGGCGCCACGGCCATCTCCGCCTTCTGCATCCGCGCCCGCCCGAGCGCCGCCATCTCCGTCCCCCTGGGCTGGGACGAGCTGACGCCGAAGCTGCGGAGCGACGACTTCACCCCCGACGCGGTGATCCGCCGCCTGGGGAAGCTCAGGAAGGACCCCTGGGCCGACTTCTTCAAGTCGCGCCAGAGCATCACCAAGAAGATGCGCGAGGCGCTGGGAATGAAGGGATGA
- a CDS encoding Ku protein, with translation MARAIWKGSISFGLVTIPVGLFSAENRDEISFRQLDKKNLAPVGYRKYNKQTGQEVEFEDIVKGYEYEEDRYVLISDEDLRRASPEKTQTVDITDFVDLADIQPIYYDKPYYLGPTNKKNMKAYALLREALKRSGKVGIARVVIRTREYLAAVVPQDRVLVLEILRYPYEVRSYEDLDLPGEDLDDIGVGDKELAMAQMLIDSMTGEWEPEKYHDTYRDDLMALIHKKIESGQTEELDESPAPEVPTPRADVIDIMSLLKKSVEATGGRPRLAADTERKPKPEAKPASRPAAKPAAKPAARPVAKAAAKPAPKAAKPAAKPAKPAAKTAKPKPHRKTA, from the coding sequence ATGGCACGCGCGATCTGGAAAGGCAGCATCAGCTTCGGCCTCGTCACCATCCCAGTCGGCCTCTTCTCGGCCGAGAATCGCGACGAGATCAGCTTCCGCCAGCTCGACAAGAAGAACCTGGCCCCGGTCGGCTACAGGAAGTACAACAAGCAGACCGGCCAGGAGGTCGAGTTCGAGGACATCGTGAAGGGCTACGAGTACGAGGAGGACCGCTACGTCCTGATCTCGGACGAGGACCTGCGCCGCGCCAGCCCCGAGAAGACGCAGACGGTCGACATCACCGACTTCGTGGACCTGGCCGACATCCAGCCGATCTACTACGACAAGCCGTACTACCTGGGGCCTACCAACAAGAAGAACATGAAGGCGTACGCCCTCCTGCGCGAGGCGCTCAAGCGCTCCGGCAAGGTGGGCATCGCCCGGGTGGTGATCCGCACCCGCGAGTACCTGGCCGCCGTGGTGCCGCAGGACCGCGTGCTGGTGCTGGAGATCCTGCGCTACCCGTACGAGGTCCGCTCGTACGAGGACCTGGACCTCCCTGGCGAGGACCTGGACGACATCGGCGTCGGCGACAAGGAGCTCGCCATGGCGCAGATGCTCATCGACAGCATGACCGGCGAGTGGGAGCCCGAGAAGTACCACGACACCTACCGCGACGACCTCATGGCCCTCATCCACAAGAAGATCGAGAGCGGCCAGACCGAGGAGCTCGACGAGTCGCCGGCGCCCGAGGTGCCCACGCCGCGCGCCGACGTCATCGACATCATGTCGCTGCTGAAGAAGAGCGTGGAGGCCACCGGCGGCCGCCCCCGCCTGGCCGCCGACACCGAGCGGAAGCCGAAGCCGGAGGCGAAGCCCGCCTCCCGGCCCGCGGCCAAGCCGGCGGCGAAGCCCGCTGCCAGGCCCGTGGCGAAGGCGGCCGCGAAGCCGGCCCCGAAGGCGGCCAAGCCCGCGGCCAAGCCGGCCAAGCCGGCGGCGAAGACGGCGAAGCCGAAGCCGCACCGCAAGACGGCCTGA